Genomic segment of Ranitomeya imitator isolate aRanImi1 chromosome 6, aRanImi1.pri, whole genome shotgun sequence:
cccgaaaaatatcagatatcgccgataccaatatccgatgccaatacaagtcaatgggacaccaagtatcggaaggtattctgatggttcccagggtctgaaggagaggaaactctccttcaggccctgggatccatattaatgtgtaaaataaagaattaaaataaaaaatattgatatattcacctctccggcggcccctggacatcacgctggtaaccggcaggcttctttatttaaaatgagcgcgtttagggcctgcgaatgacgtcgcggcttctgattggtcgcgtgccgctcatgtgaccgccacgcgaccaatcagaagccgcgacgtcattcgcaggtcctaaattcctagaattaggagtttagtcaatgagaatgacgtcgcggcttctgattggtcgcgtggcggtcacatgagcggcacgcgaccaatcagaagccacgacgtcattcgcaggccctaaacgcgctcattttaaacaaagaagcctgccggttaccagcgtgatgtccaggggcatcCGGAgatgtgaatatatcaatattttttattttaattctttattttacacatccctatggatccgataccgatacccgataccacaaaagtatcggatctcggtatcggaattccgataccgcaagtatcggccgatacccgatacttgcggtatcggaatgctcaacactggtcGTTGGGTACTCGGAAACCAGGTCGGACGGTTCTTAAAGGACtggtcacagcagcggtgacccGATCTGTGACCCTGGGAGTGCAATTAAAGATTAAGAATGGATAATGGGAATAATGTTTATATAGGAAAGGGGATTATTcgtaacaccacctgtggtactcggctaggggtggctgatgctgcttaaagagaccgctggggctgatggtaatgcagcagagttgttacagctctccacaggtagagcttagtcccagggCAGTTATATTATTAAAGATGGTGATGTTGGATATAGTGCAGGGGAAGTGATGCAGGAAAGAACTGAGAGGACACAGCAGAGTGCAGTCTTTACGTTTTACTCAACAGTTTGAGTACGGTATCCagctgggtgctgtgtcctccgggttagTCGTCCTGCCAACTCTCCAGTAACTTGGGGCAGTTGTCCAGAACCCCCTTAATATGTGCTTTTCCTGGCCGACTCACTGCGATGGCTCTCGCCTATCCTGCCCTGCGCTTCACACCCAGTGTCCCAAGACGGTAGTCGCGGGTCCTGTTGGGTGACATCTTCACTGTTCCCTTGACCCTCTGTGTCTACCTTTCCAGCAAAATAGATGTGCATGTGGCTGTCGCACTTGCAGACATGACAACCTCTGGTTTCCTAGCTGGGATTTGTAGTTCCTCCACTAGATCAGGGCCGGTTCCCCTACTGCGACCTGGTCTctccacctggcgatggtcagcGTGGATGCGGGCCCCAAGGGGGATTTTCACACTTCCCATGCCGCTAGGACCCCTTTATTTCTCCTGGGAGCTTCTCTCCCTTCTCTCTCCTGTACTCTCTCTCTCGTGCTGGGACaagctcctcacagctccagtcCCCAGCTCCAACTATCACTCATGTCTGCTCTTCTCTCCTCCTCCCCACAGACTGCCTGACTTACTAACTCTCTCCTCCCCTTGTCCACTTTCTCCACTCACACCCtctacctaatccctccctggcctggagaggtctagtgATGGGTGCAAGTGTTAGGGTTCTGTGCAGAGTCCCcgccttaccagagagttggggcaccacaactctggctgagatgcagtacctctgtggcgactggaccctcaggggcgccacatatgCATAAAAAACAAATGTTAACATGAAGACCTTAAAGTGGAAAAATTACTAGATTTATTATGTACCCAAAAATGTGCCGATGTGAAGAAATAAAAATCACAAAgggcctaatatatatatatatatatatatatattttttttttttttttttttaaaacgctgtTGGATCAATTGCATTTTTCCAATACAATTTTATGACACAACATGCTTTTTTTCTTTGCTAATGCACTGCAGCTGGAAATCTGTAGAGGTGTCCAAGGGCATTACGTGTATACAAGCCTAGGGAAAACTGCTGAACCTGCAGTCCTACCATAATCTAATAGACAGAACACTAATGAGAGTAAATGAATAGGAAATCCGAGCAAGCTATTAATAAATGATGTGCCTTACAAGAGTTTAAAAATGGTAATAATGTAACTTGCTATTCCAATTACTAATATACATTCTCAGCGAGTAAAGCGGAAGGTAAATGAAGGCACAGACTGTTGATTAAAGAAACAATATACTCTATTTAGGGATAATCCAGCATGTAAAAAGGTCTACCAGGACTTTTCTGCATAAACTGAAATTTTAGCTTCCTACAAATATTACCCCAGAAGACTAACGCTATGCCGAACACTTTTCCAACACGTAACCGTAATAAAGGATAGGGTTAAAAGATAAAAGAGGTATTCCGATTTCAGCAATTATGCTCTTGGCCTTCAGCACATAGACCCAGTGTATTCTCTACTATGGGTTGACCTTATTGTTATCTGATACACTAGTTTTGCATTGTACATGTGTGGATGTGTCATTGGATTGAACGTGCTTAAAGCTTGTTCCTTCTGGGAGGATTttcgtgtttaaagggaacctgtcacctgaatttggcgggaccagttttcggtcatatgggcggagttttcaggtgtttgattcaccctttccttacccgctggctgcatgctggccgcaatattggattgaagttcattctctgtcctccgtagtatacgcctgcgcaaggcaatcttgcacaaacagttagaaactgactccatgagcatCGTCTGAGCGCCTGATGTCCacatatgggggttgtgctcacagccaaacaccATGCATGATGCTTGTCATTTGCcactgaacaccaggattggcaaattcaccactggcgccctgtgctcttcgcagatgaaagcaggttcacactgagcacatgtgacagatgtgacagagtctggagacaccatggagagcgatctgctgcctgcaacagccTTCAGTATGACCagattggcagtggatcagtaatggtgtggggtagcatttctttggagggccacacagccctccatgtgcttgccagaggtaggctgactgccattaggtaccgagatgagatcctcagaccccttgtgagaccatatgctggtgcggttggctctgggttcctcctaatgcaggacaatgcaagacctcatgtggctggagtgtgtcagcagttcctgcaagatgaagacattgaagctatggactgacccgccctttccccagacctgaatccaattgaacacatctggggcatcatgtcttgcaccatccaccaacatcacgttgcaccacagactgtccaggagttggcggatgctttagtccaggtctgggaggagatccctcagaagaccatctgctgcctcatcaggagcatgtctgggcattgtagggaggtcatacaggcacgtggaggccacacacaatactgagcatcatttccttgtcttgaggcatttccactgacgttggatcagcctgtaacttcattttccactttgattttgagcattccaactccagacctccgtgggatattagttgcgatttacattgatcatttttaggttttattgttctcaacacattcctctATATAATGAATAACGATTtacaacaggaatatttcattcagtgatatctagggtgtgggattttagtgttccctttatttttttgagcaggatATATATATAGAGTGCAAAAGCAAAGGGGGATAAGAGCTGGAAATTGTAAATTACAAGCCATGgaggattaaccctgctgttctgttggtcaaaaatgaccgactttgaacttcaatattctttaaaatattcaagatgcggctctgaaacctgtggccgaccgacccatcctcatttaagtcaatcaaccacaagtttcagaaccgcatcttgaacaccccaaaaaataccaaagttcaaaataggtctccccagaccgaacagaacagcagggttaatgagaAGGGTAAAAAGTATAGAAAATGAGCAGAAATTAATAGCATATAAATAAGAAAAGGAGTGAATGGAATGTAGTGAAGGCAGTGCAAGGGAATGTGTGCAGGTGAACATGAATCTAATAAGTGCCTGGAAAGGAATGCTAAGTCTGAAAAAGGATGCTATGGTGTAGTTAAATGAGTCCTATATGTAGGAACTAAAAAATATGAAATTAATAGCATATAAAATAAGAAAATGGATGAATGAAATGTAGTGGAGGCTGTGTTTGGGAATATGTGCAGGTGGAAATAGAACCAATAATGGCCAGGAAAGAAATGCTGAGTGTGGAAAGGAATGCTGTGGTGTAGTTAAATGAGCAAGGCCTAAAAGATAAGATCCATGGGGGGAGCCTTAATGTAAAAGGAGTGAACCAAAAAGGTGTTGGTGTCACTCCGATAGCAAAGGGGGTGAAGATTTGAATTAATAAATATAAATAGCAAAAGAATGTGGTGATATATAAAATGCATAATACATAAACGTGCAAACTTAATATATTAGGTGCAAACATAGGCAATAAattagtgaaaaaatatatataataggtacgagtgctatctgtgaaaaataGGAATATTGTATGTGAAAACTGACATCTTAATGAGTACTAATGAAAATAATCCTGTCCATATATTCTAGCTGGATATCTAAACATGTTTGTAGTTAATCCTTAACTTGAGGTTACAGTCTGTGAGCTAAAGTGGAAGTGAAGAACCACTAAATAAGAGTTACTCCAACTCTGACGGGCAAAATCCTGTACATgtacatttgtgtgaaaaaatgatttgccccttcctgatttcctattcttttgcatgtttgtcttacttaaatatttcagatcacaaaacaaatttaaatgttggacaaagataacacaagtaatcataaaatgcagtttataaatgaaggtcttcatTATTAAAGGAAATAGAAATCCAAACAGGAATACAGTTAGTCCTCGGTTTACGACGGTCTCGGGTTACGACGTTTCGTCTTTACGACGCTTTATACGACGCCTCGTTCCGACTTACGCGGTTTTGAGTCGTAAGTCGAACTACATGCAGGGGCGGAGCAATAGCGTCCAGTACTGTACACTGCACCCGGTTACAGAGGAAAACAAGTCTCCTGCACGCCATTACACCCTTCATTATGGCTCCCAAACGTAAGGAAGACTCATCTGATACCAGTGCATCAAAGAAAAGGAAGGCCATCACCATGGAGGTGAAAGTGGATATCATAAGGCGATCTGATAAGGGGGAAACACCAACAGAAATTGGCAGGTCATTAGGACTTAGTCGTTCGACTGTCGCTACGATTATCAAGGATAAAGATCGTATCCTTGAACATGTGAAAGGATCTGCTCCTATGAAAGCGACAGTGATAACAAAGCAGCGTAGTGGTCTTATTATTGAGATGGAAAGATTACTGGTGCTTTGGTTGGAAGACCAAAATCAACGCCGTATACCTGTGAGCCTTATGGTTATTCAGGCGAAGGCTAAGCGACTGTTTGAGGCGTTGAAAAGACAAAAGGGGGAAGGAAGTGAAAGTGAAGAATTTGTGGCAAGTAGGGGTTGGTTTATGAGGTTTAAGGATCGTGCCAATTTCCATAACATTAAAGTGCAAGGTGAAGCTGCTAGTGCTGATGAGAAAGCAGCAACTGAGTTTCCTAAAGCATTGGCTGAGATAATTGAGGAGGGTGATTACTGTGCTCAACAAGTGTTCAACGTGGATGAGACAGGCTTGTTTTGGAAACGTTTGCCTAACCGTACGTACATCGCCAAGGAGGAGAAGTCAGCACCAGGTCATAAAGTCGGTAAGGAGAGACTGACTTTGCTTCTTGGGGGCAATGCTGCTGGCGACTACAAACTGAAGCCCATGCTGGTGTATCAGGCTGAGAATCCAAGGGCACTCAAGGGCATTTCAAAGGGTCAACTACCAGTCATCTGGAAGTCTAATAGGAAGGCATGGGTGACACTTGCAGTGTTTGATGACTGGTTCACCAACCATTTTGTGCCAGGTGTGGAGCGGTATTGTACCTCCAAGGATATCCCCTTTAAGGTGTTGCTTATTCTGGACAATGCCCCTGGACACCCTGCCCATCTGGATGACTTTAACCCTAATGTCAAGGTGGTTTACCTTCCACCTAATACCACTGCCCTAATACAGCCTATGGACCAAGGAGTCATTGCTACATTCAAGGCCTACTACCTCCGAAGGGTCATTGGTAATGCTTTAGCAGCAACTGAAAGGAATAAGGACTTGACTCTAAAGGAGTTTTGGAAAACATACAACATCCTTGATGCTGTGAATAACATTGCTGATTCCTGGGATGAGGTTAAGCAGACCAGTATGAATGGGGTGTGGAAAAAACTGTGTCCCCGGTTTGTGAATGATGTCACAGAGGTCCAAGAGTCAGTGACTAATGTCATAAGGAACGTTGTTGATATGAGTAAGACAATGAatctggaggtggaggaggatgatgtcACAGAGCTACTGGCATCTCATGGAGAGGAGTTATCTGCTGGGGACCTTATTCAACTGGAGAAGCAGATGATAGAGGAAGAGGAAGACATACCAACCCCAGAACTTAAGACATTTACAAGGCAGGGCTTGGCAGGAGGTTTTGCCCTGATACAGGAAGGGTTGTCAAGGTTTGAGGCTGAGGATCCCAACATGGAAAGGTACGCTAGGGTTGCCAGACGAGTCATGGATTCCCTTAGGTGTTACAAGGAGATCTTGGAGGAGAAGAAGATGGTCTCCTTCCAAACTAACCTGCAGCGGTACTTcaagaaggtagagaggcctgcaaCAGATCCTGTACCTGTACCCTCTACCTCAGCTGCCCCTCTTGACTCACCTGCCTCTCCTGACTCACctcccccagtatctccagcacctTCTGCAGCTTCCTCCCAATAAGCCTGCTCTCTCTTTGGAATTGTTATCTTTGTTTATTACACTGTTTATTACTGTTACAGCACTTACAGTACAGTATTTCATTATTAAACGTACTGTACTGCACAATATTTGACTGTACCTATGTTTATTGATAATGTTATTATGGTACATTACTGTATAAACGTATGGTCCGACTTACGTCGAAATTCGGTTTACGACGCCGCGTTAGAACGGATCAACGTcgtaagtcgaggactacctgtaTAGGAAATCATGAAGGGGCAAGTACTTGTTCACACAACTGTATTACAAGTCTGGCCATTTACATGGATTATTAACATGCAGCACTTACGTCTGCCGGACCGTCTGCTGCTGGAGTAACACATAGCAAGCTGTAGCTGTTATACTGCTAAAAACACTTTGGGGACTACTTAGTAAGGAAAATAATAAAACAGCACAAGAAGAAATACATGCAGCTTTCTACATCAATGGAATCCAAGATCCAGCTTTGTAAATGACCTCTTGTATACATTTTGTTCATTGATAAGAGGAAACGAAAGAAATCAATGACCTAAAGAATTAACACAGATAAATTACCTTCAGTGCTTCACTGTGTCATGTATATGGCTAAATGTTAGTTAAACCCCAGACCTTTTTAATTTGTTACCACTTAAACCCTTCTTAACAAAAACAATTTAGCGATTCCTCCTTTTTCCAGCACCTTTTACATGCTTTTGTTTTAGACACTTAGGACtgatctaacaaacaggcaatccccagatGTTGAGGCCCTCTAAcagctgtaaattatgcagctgtaGAGACTCAAACATAATGTAGGAGCAagcccagatgctcggataacacccgaacGGGCTCGGGAGTCGGGAaagatgttatccgagcacgttcgcacatcactagtaataatgagaaattatacagggaaaaagtattgaacaagcttactgaaatgtatttaatgctTTGTACAAAAGCCTTAGTTGGTGACGACAGCTTCAAGACACCTCCTATACCGAGAAACTAGTCGCATACATTGCTCAGATGTGATTTTGGCCTGTTATTCCTCACTAATACTTTTCAAATCCTGAATGATCCATGGGCTCCTCCTATGTACTCTGAGCTCTAGTTAATTCCTTAAATTAACTATTAGATTCAGGTCAGATGATTGACTGGGTCATTCTAGCAGTTTCATTTTCTTTCTCGGAAAACAattgagtttccttggctgtgtgtttggtatcattgtcttgctgaaatgtccaccctcatttcatcttcatcattctGGAATATGGCAGCAGATTTCtatcaagaatgtcttggtacatttgccCATTCATTCTTCCTTCAATTATGTATAAGCtttgccagtgccatatgctaAAAAAAGCCGCACATCATGATGTTCCCACTTCCAAACTTTACTATTGGTATGGTGTTTTGTGGGTGATATTCAGTGCTTTTTAGCATTCAAACATGATGTGTGTTATGGCATCAAAAGAGTTCAATTTTGCTCTCATCTGATCAGActctattctcccagtatttcacaggctagtCTAAACGTTGTTGagtaaactgtaaatggtcttgaaCATGctatttgttcagcaatggagtcttctgTAGTCAATGTGAATACAGGTCAAGGAGGTAGAGTGCATTACTTATAATTTtaattgaaacaattgtacctgcagaTTCCAGGACTTTCTGTATCTATCCACGGGTGGTCCTTGTTCTTGGATAACTCTTGATATTTCTTttaactcctctgtctgaaattttGTGGAGAGCACCTGGtcatggctggtttatggtgaaataatGTTCTTTCCACTTATGGCCCTAACAGTGCTcattggaaccttcagtagtttagaaaatcTTTAactaatgccatcagtatgttttgtaacactaaggttgcaaaggtcttgagacagctgacAGGTTTTACCTCTCATGAGATGttgcttgtgtggcaccttggtaatgagactccTTTTACAGGGATCAGTTGAACCAACTGATATAAGTTTTCACTAAgtagcaggattgctttctaattacttatAGATTTCACCTGGTGTCATGACTTTTCATGTTTTTATACCTCTTTTTTATGTGTTCAATAGTTTTTTCTGACACATAATTTATATACATCTATGGTTTTATTTCTTTACCTGCGTGGATTGAATGGGTTGTTACCAATATCGGgtgaaaatttcatgtcaatagcatccTTAGAAATATAGTTACTTACAAaaatggtgatgtgttcaatacttgttTCACCCGCTGTATATTATGCAATTTATACTTTTTTCCCATACAATGACCTGTAAAACAATCACATGAAGCCGACGGAGAGACTACAGCAGAAAAGCACCACCCTACCACCTTGGCATGCCCTGATGCATAGAAGACACCATTAGAAGAAAACGTTTCTGATCGGATTCCTTCACCGCAGGTATCAGTTTAATTGCATAACTGCAccattatggccatgcctttactttatagtggtaaatcctgctgacaggttctctttaagggttATGTGCCAATTTTTTCCATTTAATCTGACATAGCCAACTTAAGGAGGGTCAGTTTGCTCTCAGATATGGGCAGATTCTTCATGTATCCAGATCTATTGTAGCTGGGCCTTGTTGACAAGGAAAAATGGTGACCATGTGGACAAAAAAATTATTAATACAGTGATGCTGTAGGAGAGGTAGTGGACAATGGGGACCTCTTAGGACACTTCACCTGCAAATTATTAGTTTATGCACAAAAAGCAAATCTaagtgtcacgcccgcacatacttactcggcttctcccatccctcggcgcgctcacgatcctgtcccacgccgctctgcctcctccttcgccggctctcggcgtctggtctcttcgcgcatgcgcggtcgcgtctcccccgtcgctgagccttctgggaggtcgcgacccggtggctccgccccaacatggcggcgcccatcgggtatttcttcccggcgtcttcctaggtaagacgcctttgctttgtaggtgcactgtctgccgtcagtgtcccaatgccctaggctcccctgtaccagtgtcttttctcagcccagtccttgctttgtctctgtatcctgccagtccgtgttcctgttgtatcctgccagtccgtgttcctgctgtatcctgccagtccgtgttcctgctgtatcctcccagtccgtgttcctgctgtattctgccagtccgtgttcctgctgtatcctgcctgtccgtgttcctgctgtattctgccagtccgtgttcctgctgtatcctgccagtccgtgttcctgctgtgtcctgccagcccgtgttcctgctgtatcctgcctgtccgtgttcctgctgtatcccgccagtccgtgttcctgttgtatcctgccggtccgtgttcctgctgagtcctgccgttccgtgttccagacattctttcagttaagtcttgttttcctattattccctgccatccttatagcctgtggtttccttctttattttgggtcgtccctttggctctagctgttgtgtctccattcccccgaggtcctgctcctaacactccctgtatagggggtgattccatctggtccgctcgaccccgggggctctagagtcacgacccagagggtccactctcggatttctgtccgaatacttacaggaagcaaaggccatggaccccgctggggcctctgctacgcaaaaagagctactctttttgcgggagaatcagtcccgtatgatgtcctttatgaaggctatggattctcgtttgtccacgctccagtcctccgatcctggcaacgccgctctactcattggcttacagcaagagttagctcagcagcgtgacacccaggcccatatacttagttatatgtcttctattgacgatcggctgctttccatccagacagccgcttctacgtctgctcctgcttcccaccctccaccccgcttggctaaaccgcctcggtacaatggggatcctaagtcctgccgaggatttctaaaccaatgccgtcttcactttgagcttctgccccagcattacccgacggatcggtccaaagttgcgtttttgatttcccatctagagggtgacgccttggcatgggttaatccactctgggagcgagacgatcccctagtctcccggttggttgaatttttggagactttccgtcttgtctttgacgaacctggacgactggcctctacaactgaagccctattctctctccatcagggatcgttatccgtaggccagtacgctattcagttccgcaccctctcctctgacttgggctggaacaatgaggcgttggtgggtgctttctggcggggtctctctgggcgcataaaggatgagttagctggtcgggacacccctacggttttggaggaattaatttccttagcgacccgtattgaccttcggttccaagaacgcgctcgcgagcggaggtctcttcatccttcttctgccacccgtaagccactcagtccacagcctagaacctcctctcaggcgtccgcaccggaacctatgcaagtggaccgtcttaaaatgtccgaacaacgtcgtaaagagaggcgcactcaggggttatgtttttactgcggaagtgctgctcatttattgcgctcttgccctgaacgtccggaaaactcctccgcctaggtcaggtaagagaggcctccctaggtgtgtgtgattcctctcaaccccttactttgtccgttcttttgcatattgcgggcaagggcgtttctctggatgcgtatgtggattcgggcgctgcagggaattttattaggttggaagaggttttgaaattctccgttccagtcagaaccttagaggctcctgtgattctagcatctgtggatggtaaaccttt
This window contains:
- the LOC138643427 gene encoding tigger transposable element-derived protein 1-like; amino-acid sequence: MAPKRKEDSSDTSASKKRKAITMEVKVDIIRRSDKGETPTEIGRSLGLSRSTVATIIKDKDRILEHVKGSAPMKATVITKQRSGLIIEMERLLVLWLEDQNQRRIPVSLMVIQAKAKRLFEALKRQKGEGSESEEFVASRGWFMRFKDRANFHNIKVQGEAASADEKAATEFPKALAEIIEEGDYCAQQVFNVDETGLFWKRLPNRTYIAKEEKSAPGHKVGKERLTLLLGGNAAGDYKLKPMLVYQAENPRALKGISKGQLPVIWKSNRKAWVTLAVFDDWFTNHFVPGVERYCTSKDIPFKVLLILDNAPGHPAHLDDFNPNVKVVYLPPNTTALIQPMDQGVIATFKAYYLRRVIGNALAATERNKDLTLKEFWKTYNILDAVNNIADSWDEVKQTSMNGVWKKLCPRFVNDVTEVQESVTNVIRNVVDMSKTMNLEVEEDDVTELLASHGEELSAGDLIQLEKQMIEEEEDIPTPELKTFTRQGLAGGFALIQEGLSRFEAEDPNMERYARVARRVMDSLRCYKEILEEKKMVSFQTNLQRYFKKVERPATDPVPVPSTSAAPLDSPASPDSPPPVSPAPSAASSQ